GTATTGATAATCAGGCGGGATTTCTAATCTATTAAATTACCTTCAATTTTAAAGGGAAGTTATCCTAGCTTCGTACCAATAACCCCAGCCACAATCACAATACAAGCTAATAATCGCATTTTGTTAAACGGTTCCCGCAAGATAACGACAGACAACAACATTGCAAATAACACGCTAGTTTCGCGCAATGCCGCAATCAGCACGATGGGCGCATGCCCCATTGCCCAAATCACGATACCATAACTTAGTAATTGCATCAGCCCACCCAATATTCCCTGTTTCCAGTGTTGATGAAGCAACCTTCCGGCAGTATTCCAATATCGGAAATACATAATCGCGCCCATTACCCAGCCATTAATCGCAAACAGCCATAAGATATAGGTCAAAGCATTATCGCTGGCTCTGGAGCCTGCTCCATCGGATAAAGTATAACCAGCGGTAAATACCGATGTTGTGATTGCTGCAATTAACGTTTTGCGATCCAGTTGAAGAGAATTTTTCCCGTATGGAAAAGCAATTAACATAATCCCCACGATAATTAGCCCTACTCCCAACATGGCAAGGGGCGGCAATATTTCCTGCAAGATGACCCAACTAAATAAAGCGGTAATGAGTGGCGCACAACCTCTGGCAATTGGATATACCTGACCCAAATCTCCAGTAGCATAAGAGCGGCTTAAAAACAGACAATAAGCCGTATGTAAAACAGCAGAGACGATTAACCACGGCAGAGAGGATAATGATGGCAATCCAACCCAAAACAGTCCCAATGTGGCGATAATTCCGGCAAAGAAGACAATGATTGAAATGCCCAAGAACCGATCTGCGCTAATTTTAACTAAAGCATTCCAACTGGCATGTAACAACGCAGCGCCAAGGACAAACAGGAAAAGTAACGTTGTCATGGAGTATTTTACTCATATTGTTAGCACAAATAATGATTAAAATTTCTTCTGTTATGCAGTGTAATTTATCAAAATTTCGAAAAATATTATTTCATTATGTTACAATTCGGATATTGCGATTTATATCGCACAAATAACCTTCTTTTTCCGATGTCATGACTAGCATAACATGCATGACCTTGATTCAATTTCATAAGTTAATTTATCCATGACTGCAATCATTCGCCAATTTTTGAAATTAGAAGCTGCTGGAGGGATCCTTCTCATTATAGCGGCCATTATTGCGCTGGTTATGGCGAATACGCCATTGCAGGGTATTTATCATCAATTTCTCAACCTTCCTGTTGCAGTGCAATTCGCAGCGCTGGAAATCAACAAACCATTATTACTCTGGATCAATGATGGGTTAATGTCCGTATTTTTTCTCATTGTCGGGCTGGAAGTGAAACGGGAACTCATGGAAGGCTCACTTGCTGGTCGCGACAAAGCCATTTTCCCCGCCATTGCTGCACTTGGGGGGATGTTAGCTCCGGCATTGATCTATCTGCTGTTTAATGGCAGTGATGAAATCACCCAACAAGGTTGGGCAATTCCCTGCGCAACAGATATTGCTTTTGCACTAGGGATCATGGCGTTGTTGGGGAAACGTGTTCCCACCGCATTAAAAGTCTTTTTGCTTGCGCTGGCGATCATTGATGATTTGGGTGTCATCATCATTATCGCTTTGTTCTATACCAAAACAGTATCCCTCGCAGCATTAGGCTTGGCTACAGCCATGATTGGATTATTGGCCTGGATGAATTGGAAAGGAATAGCTAAAACATCCGCTTATCTGATTGTTGGTGCTGTTTTATGGGTGTGCATCTTGAAATCAGGTGTTCATGCCACACTGGCCGGCGTGATTGTTGGATTCTTGATCCCCCTTAGAGATAAAAAAGGTGAGTCACCCTCTGAAACTCTGGAGCATGAACTGCATTCATGGGTTGCTTATCTCATTCTGCCACTATTTGCTTTTGCCAATGCAGGTGTCTCACTACAGGGTGTTACATTAGATGGTTTAACCAGTATATTGCCGATAGGCATTGCACTTGGTCTGTTTATTGGTAAACCGTTGGGCATTTTCCTGTTTAGCTGGATTTCGGTAAAACTGGGGATCGCCAAATTGCCGGAAAAAATTGGCATGAGACAAATCTTCGCTGTTTCCGTATTGTGTGGAATCGGTTTTACCATGTCTATCTTTATCTCCGGTCTGGCGTTTGAAGGCCTCAATGATACCTTCAACACTTATTCCCGCTTAGGTATATTGATTGGTTCCACAACCGCGGCTGTTGTTGGTTATGGATTACTCACCATACTGTTACCGAAGAAAAAACGTGGTCAAAAATAGATGAATAGTCTAATTTAAGCACAGATATAGAAAGAATTTCCGAGGTAATACATTCTCTTAATATTCGCGGTAAAACTTTTATAACTGCGATGCTATAACTGCGATACCGCGAATATTTTCATAGTAATAAAAAATAGTGATAGAAAAATAGGAAAACGCCATAATCTGGCGACCTGAAATGTATGGTCACGGCTGTTATACAGATGTGGGGCAATACACAAGGATAAATATATGCGGGTTTCACATTTAAATTTTAACCACCTCTATTATTTTTGGCACGTTTGCAAGGAAGGCTCTGTTGTAGGAGCGGCAGAAGCGCTATACCTGACACCACAAACCATTACAGGACAGATAAAGGCGTTGGAAGAACGTCTGGATGGGAAATTATTCAAGCGGCAAGGAAGAGGATTAGTACCCTCAGAACTGGGGCAATTAATTTTTCGCTATGCGGATAAGATGTTTACACTCAGTCAGGAAATGATGGATATCGTTACTTACAGCCGAGAATCAAATCTGCTGTTTGATGTGGGTGTCGCTGATGCACTGTCTAAACGTTTAGTGAGTAAGGTACTGGAAACAACCGTTGTAGAGCACGAAAAGATCCACTTGCGTTGTTTTGAATCGACACATGAAATGCTGCTTGAAC
The sequence above is drawn from the Xenorhabdus ishibashii genome and encodes:
- a CDS encoding DMT family transporter, which translates into the protein MTTLLFLFVLGAALLHASWNALVKISADRFLGISIIVFFAGIIATLGLFWVGLPSLSSLPWLIVSAVLHTAYCLFLSRSYATGDLGQVYPIARGCAPLITALFSWVILQEILPPLAMLGVGLIIVGIMLIAFPYGKNSLQLDRKTLIAAITTSVFTAGYTLSDGAGSRASDNALTYILWLFAINGWVMGAIMYFRYWNTAGRLLHQHWKQGILGGLMQLLSYGIVIWAMGHAPIVLIAALRETSVLFAMLLSVVILREPFNKMRLLACIVIVAGVIGTKLG
- the nhaA gene encoding Na+/H+ antiporter NhaA, with the protein product MTAIIRQFLKLEAAGGILLIIAAIIALVMANTPLQGIYHQFLNLPVAVQFAALEINKPLLLWINDGLMSVFFLIVGLEVKRELMEGSLAGRDKAIFPAIAALGGMLAPALIYLLFNGSDEITQQGWAIPCATDIAFALGIMALLGKRVPTALKVFLLALAIIDDLGVIIIIALFYTKTVSLAALGLATAMIGLLAWMNWKGIAKTSAYLIVGAVLWVCILKSGVHATLAGVIVGFLIPLRDKKGESPSETLEHELHSWVAYLILPLFAFANAGVSLQGVTLDGLTSILPIGIALGLFIGKPLGIFLFSWISVKLGIAKLPEKIGMRQIFAVSVLCGIGFTMSIFISGLAFEGLNDTFNTYSRLGILIGSTTAAVVGYGLLTILLPKKKRGQK